A single region of the Bacteroidales bacterium genome encodes:
- a CDS encoding C10 family peptidase — MNFKVLLLSFLLILPLFTISQTVTEKKAKTIAKNFFYEKVNIKQTVRYEDIELVIKKTYIKNETVIFRVFEPLYQKGFILVSANESIIPVLGYSTENLYITNQELPPNFKEWINLYAEQIEYAEKQNLNSKNPLWNVYSKKPDLKNIKSSKDVSPLLSTTWNQGSGYNDLCPEDPPGSGNHVWAGCVATAMAQVMNYHEHPVSGEGSHSYNHYLYGELSADFESTVYDWANMPDNSGNLAVAELIYHCGVSVNMNYSPSGSGSYSSRVVTAWKNYFKYSSNLLLTSKGSYTDENWANMLIAEIDAGRPLYYHGYGSGGHAFNIDGYQGTDFFHLNWGWGGSYNGNYYLNDLTPGGMTFTNGQGTIVGALDRDNYPGIDCSSPIVLTAGVPYFGTTTTSQNIVNKYGSAYYHSTGKELVHQITTSFPGRLRATISDLNGNNLDVFILSHCNQDSLLAYGDTTAIADNTEPGTYYIVVDGRYGYEGDYTLTVTVPTNDPDLIISEQTIAPYYIEAGGIGNISFKISNIGNSSASSSKANIYYSEDAALDGSDIYIDQINIPALDVNAYHSVSQNIIIPGEATEGYRYIVFQADAENEVTESDEIYNVEFSGFSIPAAGIMDCSGSVSLSSGEWYFGNTETDGEANIDMYSCGMYSDKEVIHTITATHNGLATIEFSEKIPGRLVLMPLTACNENTCMMSYMIWMPEDTMIHEAMQVYAGITYYFIVDAEEGTSGNYSLKINMPEACPNPYISYWGEIDLCDSDGGVSLFTDWGYTDIQWYKDNVAIEGQTWANLWATESGDYKVEVIENGCSGFSETVEVRFSPEPSHAIISALGDTTFCEGNNVTLDLNTGAGYTVQWMKNGNLIEGETSMSFVVEETGIYTAEVTNISCSINSNTKQVTADPVTADIGELARVSSNDLVSWFSCDINDNTDLSGNGNDYFGAWSFPEDRHGNWAKATYYNGQWDNGTTTNTFDNPNTFTFSLWIQTNTSQGGMIFGLGDSQWGASVNSDRMIYMDDSGKLYFGVTDGIAKTVSTTECYNDNNWHLVTASLSGSGMKLYIDGELKAENPSVTSGADYVGWWKLAYDQIDATYPNVPTNLYYQGVIDDVRIYERELLAGEVSYLFEESQVFEASLEQNSFCEPGSTNVILSNTEAFIEYQLRDDADDSPVGSAVTGNAGTINLPTGIINETTTFNILATNLSSSCSFELNDLFTAFLNDLPTATLSGGETICEGETTDITINLTGTAPWNITYTDGTNTFNETTSDNPFVFAVSESGTYEITALSDVNCTGSDFSGEATVIVNDLPTAILSGGETICSGETTDITVNLTGTAPWDITYTDGTNTFNETTSDNPFVFAVSESGTYEITALSDVNCTGSDFSGEATVIVNDLPTAILSGGETICSGETTDITVNLTGTAPWDITYTDGTNTFNETTSDNPFVFAVSESGTYEITALSDV; from the coding sequence ATGAATTTTAAAGTACTGCTCCTGTCTTTTCTGCTAATATTACCTCTTTTTACAATATCACAAACAGTTACAGAAAAAAAAGCGAAAACAATTGCAAAGAACTTTTTTTATGAAAAAGTGAATATTAAACAAACTGTCCGATATGAAGATATTGAACTTGTAATAAAAAAAACGTATATAAAAAATGAAACAGTTATTTTCAGAGTCTTTGAACCTCTTTATCAAAAGGGCTTTATTTTAGTTTCAGCTAATGAAAGCATTATCCCTGTTTTAGGATATTCAACAGAAAATTTATATATAACAAATCAAGAACTTCCTCCAAATTTCAAAGAATGGATTAATTTATATGCAGAACAAATTGAATATGCAGAAAAGCAAAACTTAAATTCTAAAAATCCGCTTTGGAACGTTTATTCCAAAAAACCGGACTTAAAAAATATAAAATCATCAAAAGATGTTTCTCCTTTGCTTTCAACAACATGGAATCAAGGAAGCGGGTATAATGATTTGTGTCCTGAAGATCCGCCGGGTTCCGGTAATCATGTGTGGGCAGGTTGTGTAGCAACAGCCATGGCACAAGTTATGAACTATCATGAACATCCGGTTTCCGGTGAAGGTTCTCATTCATATAATCATTATTTATACGGAGAGCTGTCAGCTGACTTTGAATCAACTGTTTACGATTGGGCAAACATGCCTGATAACAGCGGAAATTTGGCAGTTGCTGAACTGATATATCATTGCGGTGTATCCGTTAATATGAATTATTCGCCTTCCGGTTCCGGCTCATATTCAAGTAGAGTTGTTACTGCATGGAAAAATTATTTTAAATATTCATCAAATCTTTTGTTAACAAGTAAGGGCAGTTATACCGATGAAAATTGGGCAAATATGTTAATAGCTGAAATTGATGCGGGAAGACCTCTGTATTATCACGGATACGGCAGCGGAGGGCATGCATTTAATATTGACGGTTATCAAGGAACAGACTTTTTTCACTTAAATTGGGGCTGGGGAGGTTCTTATAACGGAAATTATTATTTAAATGATCTCACTCCGGGCGGAATGACTTTTACCAACGGGCAAGGAACAATTGTAGGTGCTTTGGACAGAGATAACTATCCCGGAATTGATTGTTCAAGCCCAATTGTTTTAACTGCCGGAGTTCCTTATTTCGGAACAACAACAACTTCTCAAAATATTGTCAATAAATACGGTTCCGCTTATTATCATTCAACAGGAAAAGAACTTGTTCATCAAATTACAACAAGTTTTCCGGGAAGATTAAGAGCAACAATTTCTGACCTTAACGGAAATAATTTGGATGTTTTTATATTATCTCATTGTAACCAAGACAGTTTGCTTGCTTATGGTGATACAACTGCTATTGCCGATAATACAGAACCCGGCACTTATTATATTGTTGTTGACGGCAGATACGGATATGAAGGCGATTATACCTTAACAGTAACGGTTCCTACAAATGATCCTGATCTTATCATAAGCGAACAAACAATTGCCCCTTATTATATCGAAGCCGGAGGAATCGGAAATATTAGTTTTAAGATCAGTAATATCGGAAATTCTTCTGCATCGTCAAGTAAAGCAAATATATATTATTCAGAAGATGCGGCATTAGACGGATCGGATATTTATATAGATCAAATCAATATTCCTGCTTTAGATGTAAATGCATATCATTCTGTATCTCAAAACATTATAATACCCGGCGAAGCTACGGAAGGTTACAGATACATAGTTTTTCAGGCAGATGCAGAAAACGAAGTTACGGAAAGTGACGAAATTTATAATGTTGAGTTTTCGGGGTTTAGTATTCCTGCCGCAGGAATTATGGATTGTTCCGGTTCTGTTTCTCTAAGTTCCGGAGAGTGGTATTTCGGAAATACAGAAACCGACGGTGAAGCAAATATTGATATGTATTCTTGCGGAATGTATTCCGATAAAGAAGTTATTCATACAATTACAGCTACACATAACGGATTGGCAACAATTGAATTTTCGGAAAAAATTCCCGGAAGATTGGTACTTATGCCTTTAACGGCATGCAATGAGAATACATGTATGATGAGTTATATGATTTGGATGCCGGAAGATACGATGATACATGAAGCCATGCAAGTTTATGCCGGCATTACATATTATTTCATTGTAGATGCTGAAGAAGGAACTTCCGGAAATTATTCTTTAAAAATAAATATGCCGGAGGCATGTCCTAATCCTTATATCTCTTACTGGGGAGAAATTGATTTATGTGATTCAGACGGAGGAGTAAGTCTGTTTACCGATTGGGGATATACAGATATACAATGGTATAAAGATAATGTAGCCATTGAAGGACAAACATGGGCAAATCTTTGGGCAACAGAATCCGGAGATTACAAAGTTGAAGTAATTGAAAACGGATGTTCCGGATTCTCTGAAACTGTTGAAGTTCGTTTCAGTCCCGAACCGAGCCATGCAATCATTTCAGCTTTAGGCGATACAACTTTTTGTGAAGGAAACAATGTAACTCTTGATTTAAATACAGGTGCAGGATATACTGTTCAGTGGATGAAAAACGGAAATTTGATTGAAGGTGAAACAAGTATGAGTTTTGTTGTTGAAGAAACCGGAATTTATACTGCTGAAGTAACAAACATCAGTTGTTCAATAAATTCAAATACAAAACAAGTAACGGCTGATCCGGTTACAGCAGATATTGGAGAGCTTGCAAGAGTAAGTTCAAATGATTTGGTAAGTTGGTTTTCTTGCGATATTAATGATAATACAGATTTAAGCGGGAACGGTAATGATTATTTCGGGGCTTGGAGTTTCCCTGAAGACCGACACGGTAATTGGGCAAAAGCAACTTACTACAATGGACAATGGGATAACGGAACAACAACAAATACTTTTGATAATCCGAATACGTTTACATTTTCCTTATGGATACAAACAAATACAAGCCAAGGAGGAATGATTTTCGGCTTGGGTGACTCTCAATGGGGAGCCAGTGTAAATTCCGACCGAATGATTTATATGGACGATTCCGGAAAGTTATATTTCGGAGTTACAGACGGAATTGCAAAAACTGTTTCAACCACAGAATGTTATAATGATAATAATTGGCATCTCGTTACCGCAAGTTTATCCGGCTCAGGTATGAAGCTGTATATTGACGGAGAACTTAAAGCAGAAAACCCTTCTGTAACAAGCGGTGCAGATTATGTAGGTTGGTGGAAATTAGCTTATGATCAAATTGATGCAACTTATCCTAATGTCCCGACAAATCTTTATTACCAAGGTGTTATTGATGATGTCAGAATTTATGAAAGAGAACTGTTAGCCGGTGAAGTATCTTATTTATTTGAAGAATCTCAAGTGTTTGAGGCTTCATTAGAGCAAAATTCTTTTTGTGAACCGGGTTCAACAAATGTCATATTATCAAATACAGAAGCATTTATTGAATATCAATTGCGAGACGATGCTGATGATTCTCCGGTTGGTTCTGCAGTTACCGGTAATGCGGGGACGATTAATTTACCAACAGGAATAATAAATGAAACAACAACTTTTAATATTTTAGCAACAAATCTGTCTTCAAGTTGTTCTTTTGAATTAAATGATTTATTTACAGCATTTTTAAATGACCTCCCGACAGCAACATTATCAGGCGGAGAAACAATTTGCGAAGGAGAGACAACAGATATTACTATTAACCTAACCGGAACAGCACCTTGGAATATAACTTATACTGACGGAACAAATACATTTAATGAAACAACTTCCGATAATCCGTTTGTTTTTGCTGTTTCAGAATCAGGAACCTATGAAATAACAGCTCTTTCGGATGTGAATTGCACAGGATCGGATTTCAGCGGAGAAGCAACGGTTATTGTAAATGACCTTCCGACAGCAATATTATCAGGCGGAGAAACAATTTGCTCCGGTGAGACAACAGACATTACTGTTAATCTCACAGGAACAGCACCTTGGGATATAACTTATACTGACGGAACAAATACATTTAATGAAACAACTTCCGATAATCCGTTTGTTTTTGCTGTTTCAGAATCAGGAACCTATGAAATAACAGCTCTTTCGGATGTGAATTGCACAGGATCGGATTTCAGCGGAGAAGCAACGGTTATTGTAAATGACCTTCCGACAGCAATATTATCAGGCGGAGAAACAATTTGCTCCGGTGAGACAACAGACATTACTGTTAATCTCACAGGAACAGCACCTTGGGATATAACTTATACTGACGGAACAAATACATTTAATGAAACAACTTCCGATAATCCGTTTGTTTTTGCTGTTTCAGAATCAGGAACCTATGAAATAACAGCTCTTTCGGATGTGAA
- a CDS encoding aminotransferase class I/II-fold pyridoxal phosphate-dependent enzyme codes for MINKLNKLEQISKKLEGSVALRKDWNQAVLNYAGDFLQKVNETNTFNLFEEDDILKINFDISENSVPVNDVIQQIKQDIDKPGLNPASGGHLAYIPGGGVFPTALGDYLAAVFNKYAGIYYAGPGVVKLENTLIRWMCEIIGFPKNALGNLTSGGSVATLIAVATARDVKKITSKNVTKSVIYITEQAHHSVDKAIRISGLNEALIKYIPMDGNFRMNTVNLKKQVHNDKLTGLNPFLIISSAGTTDTGAIDPMEKISEIAKENNMWHHADAAYGGFFILLENYKNKFKGIEMADSVTIDPHKGLFLAYGTGAVLIKDVNALNQTHRYQANYMQDVVEAVAEPSPADLSPELTKHFRGLRMWMPLRLFGLKPFKAALEEKILLTHYFYNEIQKLGFETGPFPDLSVMIYRYVPKNKDANSFNLMLIDEVKKDGRVFLSSTKINGVIWLRLAVLSFRTHLRTIDTALEVLNSLIMKFS; via the coding sequence ATGATTAATAAATTAAATAAACTTGAACAAATATCAAAAAAATTAGAGGGAAGTGTTGCTTTAAGAAAAGATTGGAATCAGGCTGTATTGAATTATGCCGGTGATTTTCTTCAAAAAGTAAATGAGACTAATACCTTTAATCTTTTTGAAGAAGATGATATTCTGAAAATCAACTTTGATATATCTGAAAATTCTGTTCCTGTTAATGATGTAATACAACAAATTAAACAAGACATTGATAAACCCGGATTAAATCCTGCTTCCGGCGGACACCTGGCTTATATTCCCGGCGGAGGTGTATTCCCTACGGCATTAGGCGATTATTTAGCGGCTGTTTTCAATAAATATGCCGGTATTTATTATGCAGGTCCCGGAGTAGTTAAGCTTGAAAATACATTGATTCGTTGGATGTGCGAAATTATTGGCTTTCCTAAAAATGCATTGGGTAATTTAACCTCCGGAGGATCTGTTGCTACACTTATTGCTGTTGCTACTGCACGCGATGTCAAAAAAATAACAAGTAAAAATGTTACTAAATCGGTTATATATATAACGGAGCAAGCACATCATTCCGTTGATAAAGCGATCCGCATTTCAGGATTAAATGAAGCTTTGATAAAATATATCCCTATGGACGGTAACTTTAGGATGAATACGGTAAATCTTAAGAAACAAGTTCATAATGATAAATTAACCGGTTTAAATCCTTTTTTGATCATATCTTCCGCCGGAACAACAGATACAGGTGCAATTGATCCTATGGAAAAGATATCTGAAATTGCAAAAGAAAACAATATGTGGCATCATGCAGATGCAGCTTATGGCGGTTTTTTTATTTTATTAGAAAATTATAAAAACAAATTCAAAGGTATTGAAATGGCTGATTCCGTAACTATTGATCCGCATAAAGGTCTGTTTTTAGCCTACGGAACCGGTGCCGTTTTAATAAAGGATGTAAATGCCTTAAATCAAACTCACAGATATCAAGCAAATTACATGCAAGATGTAGTAGAGGCTGTTGCAGAACCTTCTCCGGCTGACCTTTCTCCTGAACTCACCAAGCATTTCAGAGGCCTCAGGATGTGGATGCCTTTACGTTTATTTGGGTTAAAACCATTTAAAGCTGCTTTGGAAGAAAAAATTCTTTTAACGCATTATTTTTATAATGAAATTCAGAAACTCGGTTTTGAAACAGGACCCTTTCCCGATCTTTCGGTTATGATCTATCGTTATGTTCCGAAGAATAAAGATGCGAACAGTTTTAATTTGATGTTAATAGATGAAGTTAAAAAAGACGGAAGAGTATTTTTGTCTTCAACAAAGATCAATGGTGTGATATGGTTAAGATTAGCCGTTCTTAGTTTTCGAACTCATTTAAGAACTATTGATACAGCTCTTGAAGTGCTGAATTCTTTGATTATGAAATTCAGTTAA
- a CDS encoding GYD domain-containing protein, with the protein MKTYVLMTKFSTDFAGKMKDREKLGRNWLEQVKKTCPEVKFISHYALLGDYDFMDIYEAPDEETAAKVSMISRENGAFHAQSWTAIPYKRFLELIKEI; encoded by the coding sequence ATGAAAACATATGTATTAATGACAAAATTTTCCACAGATTTTGCAGGAAAAATGAAAGACAGAGAAAAATTAGGAAGAAATTGGTTGGAACAAGTTAAAAAAACATGCCCCGAAGTGAAGTTTATTTCTCATTATGCTTTACTTGGAGATTATGATTTTATGGATATTTATGAAGCTCCTGATGAGGAAACAGCAGCAAAAGTTTCTATGATAAGCCGAGAAAACGGTGCTTTTCATGCCCAAAGTTGGACAGCAATTCCATACAAGCGTTTTTTGGAATTAATAAAAGAAATTTAA
- a CDS encoding cytidylate kinase-like family protein has translation MDNIFVKYLSKKAKKEEAKVFSPGPIITISRQFGCFGTDTAKKLAEKMTQKSTNAWDYITKEILEESAEKMDVSVHEIAHIFGANEKSFLSDIMVSFMTKAYKSDSMIKRTIYSVVRTYAEQGNCIIVGRAGCIVAKDIKKALHVRIVAPFEYRKEIIKSRFNLSDKKAHKMVVETDKKRDLFMKFFKGDIPDEEIFDVVLSRKKIDDSVIVETIVKLAESCGLV, from the coding sequence ATGGATAATATTTTTGTTAAATATTTAAGCAAAAAGGCAAAAAAGGAAGAAGCCAAAGTTTTCAGTCCCGGCCCGATAATTACCATATCGCGTCAATTCGGATGTTTTGGCACTGATACAGCAAAAAAACTCGCTGAAAAGATGACTCAAAAAAGTACAAATGCATGGGATTATATCACTAAAGAGATACTTGAAGAATCAGCAGAAAAAATGGACGTGAGTGTACATGAAATTGCTCATATCTTTGGTGCTAATGAAAAAAGTTTTTTAAGTGATATTATGGTTTCATTTATGACAAAGGCTTATAAAAGCGACAGCATGATTAAAAGAACAATTTATTCGGTTGTGAGAACCTATGCTGAACAAGGGAATTGCATAATTGTGGGGAGAGCCGGTTGCATTGTTGCCAAAGACATTAAAAAAGCTCTGCATGTGCGAATTGTTGCTCCGTTTGAATACAGAAAGGAAATTATTAAATCGCGATTTAATTTATCTGATAAAAAAGCACACAAAATGGTGGTTGAAACAGACAAAAAACGAGATCTGTTTATGAAGTTCTTTAAAGGTGATATTCCTGATGAAGAGATTTTTGATGTTGTTTTAAGCCGTAAAAAAATAGATGATTCAGTTATTGTTGAAACAATTGTGAAATTGGCGGAATCTTGTGGACTTGTTTAA